A stretch of DNA from Xiphophorus maculatus strain JP 163 A chromosome 8, X_maculatus-5.0-male, whole genome shotgun sequence:
gtttgtttgttttttttaccttccaTGTTGAACGTAATTAGcaatttgattatttcattcatttaattatttaaactattttatggGTTTAATTTCAACTCTTTGAAGGTTTGCAATAGCTTGATGTGGCCTCTTAAGTTAATTATTACACCTAACATTATATTCCCACAGCTGCTGTTGCatctttcaaacaaaaataaacaaaaccttaaaaaaatacagtaaaaattaatccttcattttatttcctgaatTAATGTGCCTATTTTCTGTATCCCTCTTCAGATTCTCTGTTgttcaacttttttatttatctacttATTGTCAAACATCGGATTTCAAATGTAGATTAATTCCTATGAGCTAAGTTACAAAAATAacgatgataaaaaaaattgaatggtcagaaaaaatgttttaaattcagagaaaattaaatacttgcatacaaaaacagttttttctgaGTTCTATATGCAAacttcaaaaacattaaatgttaacatttgaCCATTAGACATGAACATTTAATGAAATGCCACAAgaatgaaagtataaaaattaaactaataaaacagtttaatagtccttgatttttattttttaactttacatttatCCGTCTTTTTCTGTGCAGTTAATCTTTGAGGTGAagcaaaatgttgctttgtAGATAAACGAACTCATTCATCGTTCATCCCTtcattcaaaaaacaaaaaagtatcaCCACGAAAAAGACACGcactcattttaaataaatgcatctttgtgtataaataaacacacaactCTTAAACTACCACAAAATGTAGATCCAGATCATAACTACTGCATGTGTTATGTTATATTGTGTTTTCACATGTgcatataaatacatattagCTATTTTACCTTCAAAGTCTACATGTCCATCTCCGTTTAGGTCAATGTCACGTAGGATTTCCTCCAGATCTCTGTGTCCAACCTGGTAAAGTTGAGAGAAAAGTGTCAACTTCTGTGGCACACACTCAGACTAAATTTGCACGTGAAAAGAGACGGGCAGAAATCAGTCGGACACTGATTGATGGAGAGACGCCGAGAGGAGGGCAGTCTCTCCGAGCGGCTCCGTACCTGCTGTCCTAACAGTTTTTTCATTGCTTCTCTGAGCTCGGCTGTGCTGATCTGGCCGTCACCATTAgtgtcaaactgaaaataaggGAAAAGATTGTTAAAATAAGCAGCGGGTGTAACTCTTGactgcactttttctttttgtagccTTTCTTCACTGCACAatcttttcttctgttctttttatCTCTTAAGTCTGAACCAGGATGAGACTCTTTAATGCAAATATAATGCATTGCATAAAGTATAGGGACTACCTCTGCTACAAATCTGAAAGCAACTGGGTATTACTCGTTTCATTTTACGAGAGgatgcaaatatttttcagcaACTTATGCTCACAGATGTTACCTTAATTAGTCCTGAGTTAAGTGTCACACAGCAGTGGGATCTTCCTCACCTCCTTAAAGGCATCCCTCAGCTCCTTTACTCCTATCATGTCGGCTGTTTCAGCCAGAAGTTTGGGCCCCATAAGTTCAACAAAGTCCTCAAAGTCAACATGTCCTCCCACTGTTAGAAAACAAGAGTTAACCTCAAAGCCACATCACATGCCAAGAAAATTCACAAAGCTATGATGTAAAGCAGAAGATAAGCCAGTGTTAGACTTTACGtcagaaggaaataaaacaaaacgaaaCAGTTACGGTTCATGTTGATCTGCTGGCTCAGTTCTATCAGCTCCATCTCTGTTGGCATGTATCCCATCGTCCGCATGCAGTTCCCCAAGTCCTTGCAGCCAATGAATCCGTCTTTATCTTTGTCAAACTCCTTGAATGCTTCACGCAACTCTGGGGACAAAAAATACGTCATAAaattacatgaaaatattttagaaattgcTAATTTGGATTgtttattgtgctataaatacAGCTTTGTTCATAATTATTGACAGCACTGGTAAAATTGTGTAGAAAAGCCTTTCAAAAAGTCATTAAATAATGTGCATTATTAGTTTTGCTGTGGTTCTCATGGCTGTCATGTAGTGGGGAAATAAACTTGAATTGTCCAGAATTTGTAAATGTTGGGAAGTTGAAGTTAGTTTCTAACAATCTTTACATGACTGGTATGTTCTCTAATCTTTCCCATTTATGGAGAGTCCCACACAGAAACAGGCTGTTGCTTCGCGTTTATGAGAAATTCCTAGACAATCTATGTTTATGTGGTAAAATATGCCTAAATGTGCttgattacatttattattcatgaaatattagaatttttttattacttttcttgGTGTGagaataaatgtactcaaataaGAAATTGGATTTCTCCAAAATTTGACATGTGAGATTGTAGCACAGCAGTAAAAAGTGatggctttattttaaagtacatCTTCAAACTTAAATTGATGCCGTCGTCTGACATACCATCCAGCTCTTCTGGCCTCAGCTCTCGGTCCTGTAAGGAAATCACAACGCAAGGTTATCACCCAAACTGTGGCTGACATGTTTAAACTCTTGCCAACTTTCCTCATTCCTCACACAATGtgatgctgtaaaaaaaaaaaaaaagcaaacaaaaataggGACTTTTGGATGTGAGccagcagttttcagttttgcttcCAACTGGACAGGAGGAGCTCATCCGTAAGatcacaaagagaagaaaacgtGCTGAGAGTCTTGGCAGTCGGATAAAATTTGGCACATGGAACAAAAGAAATTAGACAAACGTCAGAAATATGGTATTTGTAATGTAGATTCTTCAAAAGTGGAATCCATTATTCtggaacatttcattttcaccGTGTGAGgaataaatgttgtgtttttcagctgGTATAATGTACACATACAGTGGCTCTCATAAGTGTTAAAATGCCtggtttttcattgtttttctttgttaaagcagttttttaatCGTTTTCATTAGGAATCTGCCAGCatctttttacaaatgttttctaattCTATTAGACtgtaatattataatttaacaGTCTAACTCCTGTCCAAAACCCTCTTCAGGTCAGATTCTGTCAGATTGCATCTTGGACTCTGGTTAGATTATtcaaaactttagtttttttcttatgcAGTCATTGAATTGATGCTGATGTTAACTTGGATTAATTGTAAACTTTCTAAGCAGAGAGGTGATCGTTTCTGGTTAAAACTGATTGGTACTTACACTTGTTCATGAAttaattcacaaaaaatgttgagTTCTAGTTATAGTTGTTGAATTTGATTTTGTGTAACTTTCACTCAGCCTGGCTCGTCATTTGTTAGCTCTGTCACATGAGTGATAAGTGTGAATTAGAGTAAAAACTTATTTCTCAAAGTTAGTTTTCTCCATCTTGCTATTTGTCCTAACTCAGAGTGACCTTACCACTataatttatacatttgttaATCCTGCACTTTAGCATAAGGAGAATACAGGAGAAATTTCCATTGTTGGCCTCCTGGCTGCCTTTCTAATCAGTTTCTCCTCCATCTTTTCATCAACTTTGGAGAATCTTCCAGTTGTTGTTTGTCTCTATTGTCTCATGTTTTCTCCAATAATGGATGACTACTTTCAGTGTGCCGTGGTAGTTAGCCAAAAAGCTATTTTAACAACATACACATGTAAGCGTGTCCACTGTTATGTGCCAAGATCATTGCATTTgaatctttgtatttttcaggtttgtttcagttttttccagGAATGTTTTTCACTTGACAACACCCTGCTCTTTAAACCAGTGTGTATGCTTTTGAGAGCCTCTGTGAGTTCTAcgcaaaatatatttattttatgaactcaCTCTGACAATTGGTTCACTAAAAACCCAAAGAATCTAGacatatttttctgcatttctgcaGGAGAACGAAAAGAAATAATGACCTGGAAAGGTGTATTTCAATTGTTACCATAACCCTTCTTCGTAACcttccattttttattcaagtatCCAGCTTGTTGTACTCAAATGCACaccacgcagacacacacaacaACCAAGAACACTCCTTTCATCTGAGACTTTCAAGTCACCCAAACACCCTCCTCTGAGCAAATGCTAATATGATGTCTATTATGAATTTGATCACAAAATCTTTTGCTGGTGGTTATTGTGcataaactgcattttgtgcTAATCTTCTTTGGAATGCATGCACTTGATATGTTCTGGACTTACGTACAGCCAGTCGGCTCTCAGCGAAGCCCTTGCGTAGAAAGATGCATGCAGGCCCCAGCACGTTGTGCATGTTGGCTCCGTTCTGGGCCAGGGCTACTAGTGGCTCAAGATGCCCACCCCCAGATCCCCCCTCCTCACTGGACTGCACTGCTTTGTAGTTCTTCTTCTTGTCCTGGAGCAGCATCCAGGGTGAGGGGCCAGAAATGGGAGCAGAGGTAAAAACAGGGGTAGAGACTGTGACTCATTTTGTTGAGGCGTGGTGTCAACAAGGAGTCGAGTGGAAGTGGATAGGGGTGACGGGTTCAAAGGGCATgcggtgggggtggggggtgacTGTGGACTGACACCTGGGCGTCAATCAGGAAAGTGTGAATTCAGGTTAGTTATGATGGATGAAAGAACCCTGTCAAACAAAACGGGGTGTAACATATTATGACAATGCAGCTGATGCCATAAATGAATCTGACTTGTACATTACCATCCCGCCTAGCAAAGTGGTGGTACATCTTTACATTATGT
This window harbors:
- the LOC102220640 gene encoding calcium-binding protein 1-like isoform X3, with translation MGNSVKSLKNFTKKDKKKNYKAVQSSEEGGSGGGHLEPLVALAQNGANMHNVLGPACIFLRKGFAESRLADRELRPEELDELREAFKEFDKDKDGFIGCKDLGNCMRTMGYMPTEMELIELSQQINMNLGGHVDFEDFVELMGPKLLAETADMIGVKELRDAFKEFDTNGDGQISTAELREAMKKLLGQQVGHRDLEEILRDIDLNGDGHVDFEEFVRMMSR